In the Cydia fagiglandana chromosome 5, ilCydFagi1.1, whole genome shotgun sequence genome, one interval contains:
- the LOC134664292 gene encoding tubulin alpha-1A chain isoform X2 yields the protein MPSDKTLGGGDDSFNTFFSETGAGKHVPRAVFVDLEPTVVDEVRTGTYRQLFHPEQLITGKEDAANNYARGHYTIGKEIVDVVLDRLRKLADQCTGLQGFLVFHSFGGGTGSGFTSLLMERLSVDYGKKSKLEFSIYPAPQVSTAVVEPYNSILTTHTTLEHSDCAFMVDNEAIYDICRRNLDIERPTYTNLNRLIGQIVSSITASLRFDGALNVDLTEFQTNLVPYPRIHFPLATYAPVISAEKAYHEQLTVAEITNACFEPANQMVKCDPRHGKYMACCMLYRGDVVPKDVNAAIATIKTKRTIQFVDWCPTGFKVGINYQPPTVVPGGDLAKVQRAVCMLSNTTAIAEAWARLDHKFDLMYAKRAFVHWYVGEGMEEGEFSEAREDLAALEKDYEEVGVDSTEGELDEENEY from the exons ACGAAGTCCGCACCGGCACCTACCGTCAGCTGTTTCATCCAGAACAGCTTATCACTGGCAAGGAGGACGCCGCCAACAACTACGCCAGAGGACACTACACCATCGGCAAAGAAATAGTAGATGTCGTCCTCGACAGGCTCAGGAAGTTAGCTGACCAATGCACAGGTCTTCAG GGCTTCCTGGTGTTCCACTCGTTCGGTGGCGGCACCGGATCCGGCTTCACCTCGCTGCTGATGGAGCGCCTCTCCGTCGACTACGGCAAGAAGTCCAAGCTCGAGTTCTCCATCTACCCCGCACCTCAG GTGTCAACAGCAGTGGTCGAGCCGTACAACTCTATCCTGACCACGCACACCACTCTCGAGCACTCGGACTGCGCTTTCATGGTCGACAACGAGGCCATCTACGACATCTGCCGTCGGAACCTGGACATCGAGCGTCCTACGTACACCAACCTTAACAGGCTGATCGGACAG ATCGTATCCTCGATCACAGCCTCCCTCCGCTTCGACGGCGCGCTCAACGTGGACCTGACGGAGTTCCAGACCAACTTGGTGCCGTACCCGCGCATTCACTTCCCTCTGGCCACCTACGCTCCCGTCATCTCGGCGGAGAAGGCGTACCATGAACAGCTGACGGTTGCCGAAATCACTAACGCTTGCTTCGAGCCTGCCAACCAG ATGGTGAAATGCGACCCGCGCCACGGCAAGTACATGGCGTGCTGCATGCTGTATAGGGGAGACGTGGTGCCCAAGGATGTGAACGCGGCCATCGCCACCATCAAGACCAAGAGGACCATCCAGTTTGTTGACTGGTGCCCCACAGGGTTCAAG GTGGGCATCAACTACCAGCCGCCGACGGTGGTCCCTGGTGGTGACCTGGCGAAGGTGCAGCGCGCCGTCTGTATGTTGTCCAACACTACCGCCATCGCTGAAGCCTGGGCCAG ACTTGACCACAAATTCGACCTGATGTACGCGAAGCGCGCCTTCGTGCACTGGTACGTGGGGGAGGGTATGGAGGAGGGAGAGTTCTCGGAGGCACGTGAGGACCTCGCCGCGCTCGAGAAGGACTACGAGGAGGTCGGAGTAGACTCCACTGAGGGGGAGCTTGATGAGGAGAATGAGTATTAA
- the LOC134664292 gene encoding tubulin alpha-1A chain isoform X1 — MPSDKTLGGGDDSFNTFLSETGAGKHVPRAVFVDLEPTVVDEVRTGTYRQLFHPEQLITGKEDAANNYARGHYTIGKEIVDVVLDRLRKLADQCTGLQGFLVFHSFGGGTGSGFTSLLMERLSVDYGKKSKLEFSIYPAPQVSTAVVEPYNSILTTHTTLEHSDCAFMVDNEAIYDICRRNLDIERPTYTNLNRLIGQIVSSITASLRFDGALNVDLTEFQTNLVPYPRIHFPLATYAPVISAEKAYHEQLTVAEITNACFEPANQMVKCDPRHGKYMACCMLYRGDVVPKDVNAAIATIKTKRTIQFVDWCPTGFKVGINYQPPTVVPGGDLAKVQRAVCMLSNTTAIAEAWARLDHKFDLMYAKRAFVHWYVGEGMEEGEFSEAREDLAALEKDYEEVGVDSTEGELDEENEY, encoded by the exons ACGAAGTCCGCACCGGCACCTACCGTCAGCTGTTTCATCCAGAACAGCTTATCACTGGCAAGGAGGACGCCGCCAACAACTACGCCAGAGGACACTACACCATCGGCAAAGAAATAGTAGATGTCGTCCTCGACAGGCTCAGGAAGTTAGCTGACCAATGCACAGGTCTTCAG GGCTTCCTGGTGTTCCACTCGTTCGGTGGCGGCACCGGATCCGGCTTCACCTCGCTGCTGATGGAGCGCCTCTCCGTCGACTACGGCAAGAAGTCCAAGCTCGAGTTCTCCATCTACCCCGCACCTCAG GTGTCAACAGCAGTGGTCGAGCCGTACAACTCTATCCTGACCACGCACACCACTCTCGAGCACTCGGACTGCGCTTTCATGGTCGACAACGAGGCCATCTACGACATCTGCCGTCGGAACCTGGACATCGAGCGTCCTACGTACACCAACCTTAACAGGCTGATCGGACAG ATCGTATCCTCGATCACAGCCTCCCTCCGCTTCGACGGCGCGCTCAACGTGGACCTGACGGAGTTCCAGACCAACTTGGTGCCGTACCCGCGCATTCACTTCCCTCTGGCCACCTACGCTCCCGTCATCTCGGCGGAGAAGGCGTACCATGAACAGCTGACGGTTGCCGAAATCACTAACGCTTGCTTCGAGCCTGCCAACCAG ATGGTGAAATGCGACCCGCGCCACGGCAAGTACATGGCGTGCTGCATGCTGTATAGGGGAGACGTGGTGCCCAAGGATGTGAACGCGGCCATCGCCACCATCAAGACCAAGAGGACCATCCAGTTTGTTGACTGGTGCCCCACAGGGTTCAAG GTGGGCATCAACTACCAGCCGCCGACGGTGGTCCCTGGTGGTGACCTGGCGAAGGTGCAGCGCGCCGTCTGTATGTTGTCCAACACTACCGCCATCGCTGAAGCCTGGGCCAG ACTTGACCACAAATTCGACCTGATGTACGCGAAGCGCGCCTTCGTGCACTGGTACGTGGGGGAGGGTATGGAGGAGGGAGAGTTCTCGGAGGCACGTGAGGACCTCGCCGCGCTCGAGAAGGACTACGAGGAGGTCGGAGTAGACTCCACTGAGGGGGAGCTTGATGAGGAGAATGAGTATTAA
- the LOC134664292 gene encoding tubulin alpha-8 chain isoform X3, producing MFRKLADQCKGLQGFLVFHSFGGGTGSGFTSLLMERLSVDYGKKSKLEFSIYPAPQVSTAVVEPYNSILTTHTTLEHSDCAFMVDNEAIYDICRRNLDIERPTYTNLNRLIGQIVSSITASLRFDGALNVDLTEFQTNLVPYPRIHFPLATYAPVISAEKAYHEQLTVAEITNACFEPANQMVKCDPRHGKYMACCMLYRGDVVPKDVNAAIATIKTKRTIQFVDWCPTGFKVGINYQPPTVVPGGDLAKVQRAVCMLSNTTAIAEAWARLDHKFDLMYAKRAFVHWYVGEGMEEGEFSEAREDLAALEKDYEEVGVDSTEGELDEENEY from the exons ATGTTCAGGAAGTTAGCTGACCAATGCAAGGGACTTCAG GGCTTCCTGGTGTTCCACTCGTTCGGTGGCGGCACCGGATCCGGCTTCACCTCGCTGCTGATGGAGCGCCTCTCCGTCGACTACGGCAAGAAGTCCAAGCTCGAGTTCTCCATCTACCCCGCACCTCAG GTGTCAACAGCAGTGGTCGAGCCGTACAACTCTATCCTGACCACGCACACCACTCTCGAGCACTCGGACTGCGCTTTCATGGTCGACAACGAGGCCATCTACGACATCTGCCGTCGGAACCTGGACATCGAGCGTCCTACGTACACCAACCTTAACAGGCTGATCGGACAG ATCGTATCCTCGATCACAGCCTCCCTCCGCTTCGACGGCGCGCTCAACGTGGACCTGACGGAGTTCCAGACCAACTTGGTGCCGTACCCGCGCATTCACTTCCCTCTGGCCACCTACGCTCCCGTCATCTCGGCGGAGAAGGCGTACCATGAACAGCTGACGGTTGCCGAAATCACTAACGCTTGCTTCGAGCCTGCCAACCAG ATGGTGAAATGCGACCCGCGCCACGGCAAGTACATGGCGTGCTGCATGCTGTATAGGGGAGACGTGGTGCCCAAGGATGTGAACGCGGCCATCGCCACCATCAAGACCAAGAGGACCATCCAGTTTGTTGACTGGTGCCCCACAGGGTTCAAG GTGGGCATCAACTACCAGCCGCCGACGGTGGTCCCTGGTGGTGACCTGGCGAAGGTGCAGCGCGCCGTCTGTATGTTGTCCAACACTACCGCCATCGCTGAAGCCTGGGCCAG ACTTGACCACAAATTCGACCTGATGTACGCGAAGCGCGCCTTCGTGCACTGGTACGTGGGGGAGGGTATGGAGGAGGGAGAGTTCTCGGAGGCACGTGAGGACCTCGCCGCGCTCGAGAAGGACTACGAGGAGGTCGGAGTAGACTCCACTGAGGGGGAGCTTGATGAGGAGAATGAGTATTAA
- the LOC134664297 gene encoding palmitoyltransferase ZDHHC6: MFGSLRRILHWGPICVLGIIKLVTWSMVHLIGMWWPPQGSLGGAVHACLFLFLSGGTLYYFLQSLLEGPGYVPLGWRPANEKDTEYLQVCTICNGYKAPRSHHCSKCGRCILKMDHHCPWINCCVGHANHAYFTHFLAFAVLGCLQASIVLSICMYHALNRAWYVQSGVRAPRVLLTLPTLLLTLLAIGMCVGVVLAVGTLLFLQIRSILRNRTTIEDWILEKAVCRRQEAGLPAFVFPYDRGWKDNWHIVFKGHLYDGLTWPVREGCGQYDLTLEQLAQKADKRVRSRLYTAVANYSGRWVPIFSRPRAALAAPCTDEPRLPLQPGDVIRATRQRKHWLFGERVEESGAGRGPRGWFPRAAAAAAPTALLRPKPHHD; this comes from the exons ATGTTTGGTTCCTTACGAAGAATTCTGCATTGGGGTCCCATTTGTGTTTTGG GTATAATAAAGCTAGTGACATGGTCCATGGTGCACCTGATCGGCATGTGGTGGCCGCCGCAGGGCTCCCTCGGCGGCGCCGTCCACGCTTGCCTGTTCCTGTTCCTCTCCGGAGGCACTCTGTACTACTTCCTGCAGTCTTTGCTCGAGGGACCGGGCTATGTGCCTTTGGGGTGGAGACCG GCAAATGAGAAAGACACAGAATACCTGCAGGTCTGCACAATCTGCAATGGATACAAAGCTCCACGGTCACACCATTGTAGTAAAT GTGGGCGATGTATATTAAAAATGGACCACCATTGTCCGTGGATCAACTGTTGCGTGGGTCACGCCAACCACGCGTACTTCACGCACTTCTTGGCGTTCGCAGTGCTAGGTTGTCTCCAGGCGTCCATT GTGCTGTCAATCTGCATGTACCACGCTCTGAACCGCGCATGGTACGTCCAGAGCGGCGTGCGCGCTCCCCGCGTGCTGCTGACGCTGCCGACGCTGTTGCTGACGCTACTCGCCATCGGCATGTGCGTCGGTGTCGTGCTTGCTGTCGGTACACTGCTGTTTCTACAG ATCCGAAGCATCCTTCGCAACCGCACCACAATAGAAGACTGGATCCTAGAAAAAGCAGTCTGCCGTCGCCAGGAAGCCGGTCTACCAGCCTTCGTGTTTCCCTACGATCGGGGGTGGAAGGATAACTGGCATATCGTGTTTAAGGGACATCTGTATGATGGCCTTACTTGGCCGGTGAGGGAAGGTTGCGGGCAATATGATCTTACA CTTGAACAGCTAGCCCAAAAAGCGGACAAGCGCGTCCGTTCCCGTCTTTACACGGCCGTGGCCAACTACTCCGGTCGCTGGGTGCCCATCTTCAGCAGGCCGAGGGCTGCGCTGGCGGCTCCGTGTACAGATGAGCCCCGTCTACCTTTGCAGCCGGGCGACGTTATAAGAGCTACAAGGCAGAGGAA ACACTGGTTGTTCGGCGAGCGCGTGGAGGAGAGCGGCGCGGGTCGGGGCCCGCGCGGCTGGttcccgcgcgccgccgccgccgccgcgcccacCGCCCTGCTGCGCCCCAAGCCTCACCACGACTAG